The following are encoded together in the Nocardioides thalensis genome:
- a CDS encoding DUF559 domain-containing protein, translated as MKDLGITRATLRRLVHERQLRRVTTDVYVAADVEDTLETRVQAISLVISPHHVIADRAAAWLWGIDAFAYADLDAPPIETVALPGHYPCRRQAVRGRTRDLAADEIVTVGGVRVTSPLRTALDLGCVLHRADALAALDAFRRAHDISEAELVGQLPRFAGRRGVVQLKELIPLSDPRAESARESRTRLAILDAGLPAPDLQVWVDVAGRPTYRLDHAYVRARIAVEYDGWEAHQRTDDQRRYDEERRAWLRQNGWHVIVVRNGDFTGPALDAWTLELREALRWTYSTRRRLERGDGDRVL; from the coding sequence TTGAAGGACCTCGGCATCACGCGCGCCACGCTGCGCCGCTTGGTCCACGAACGGCAGCTCCGACGCGTCACCACGGACGTGTACGTCGCCGCAGACGTCGAGGACACGCTCGAGACGAGGGTTCAGGCAATCTCTCTGGTGATCAGTCCCCACCATGTCATCGCCGATAGGGCGGCGGCCTGGCTATGGGGCATCGACGCGTTCGCGTACGCCGACCTGGACGCGCCACCCATAGAGACCGTCGCGCTGCCGGGGCACTACCCGTGCAGGCGCCAGGCGGTAAGGGGGCGCACACGAGATCTCGCCGCCGATGAGATCGTGACCGTCGGCGGCGTCCGCGTCACGTCCCCGCTGCGGACGGCGTTGGATCTGGGGTGTGTGCTCCACCGAGCCGACGCGCTCGCGGCCCTCGACGCATTCCGCAGGGCTCACGACATCAGCGAAGCCGAGCTCGTGGGCCAGCTGCCGCGCTTCGCGGGAAGGCGGGGCGTCGTACAGCTGAAGGAACTGATCCCCCTCTCGGACCCGCGTGCCGAGTCGGCCCGTGAGTCGCGCACCCGGTTGGCGATCCTGGACGCAGGCCTTCCAGCACCCGACCTCCAGGTCTGGGTCGACGTCGCGGGGAGGCCGACGTATCGATTGGACCATGCCTACGTCCGGGCCCGGATCGCTGTCGAGTACGACGGGTGGGAGGCCCACCAGCGCACCGACGACCAACGCAGGTACGACGAGGAGCGCCGCGCCTGGCTACGTCAGAACGGGTGGCACGTCATCGTCGTGCGCAACGGCGACTTCACCGGACCGGCGCTCGACGCGTGGACGCTGGAGCTGCGCGAGGCCCTGCGCTGGACGTACTCCACTCGCCGTCGCCTGGAGCGGGGCGACGGCGACCGAGTGCTGTGA